One Polaribacter sp. SA4-12 genomic window carries:
- the folD gene encoding bifunctional methylenetetrahydrofolate dehydrogenase/methenyltetrahydrofolate cyclohydrolase FolD, whose amino-acid sequence MILLDGKKTSAEIKEEIALEVRDLKDRGFETPHLAAIIVGNDGASITYVNAKVKACERVGFESTLIRLPEDTTEEDLLNEIAILNVDNDIDGFIVQLPLPKHIDEQKILMAVDPDKDVDGFHPTNVGKMALNLPTFISATPFGILELLERYNVETSGKHVVVLGRSHIVGSPMSILLSQKRKIGNATVTMCHSRTQNLKEFTLQADIIIAAIGIPEFLKADMVKDNVTVIDVGITRLADSSKKSGFRLVGDVAFDEVAKKSEFITPVPGGVGPMTIAMLLKNTLLACQRNR is encoded by the coding sequence ATGATTTTATTAGACGGAAAAAAAACATCAGCAGAAATTAAAGAAGAGATTGCTTTAGAAGTAAGAGATTTAAAAGATAGAGGTTTTGAAACACCACATTTAGCAGCAATAATTGTTGGTAATGATGGAGCAAGCATAACATATGTAAATGCAAAAGTAAAAGCTTGTGAACGTGTTGGTTTTGAATCTACTTTAATTAGATTACCAGAAGACACTACAGAAGAAGATTTATTAAATGAAATTGCAATTCTTAATGTTGATAATGATATTGATGGTTTTATCGTTCAATTACCACTACCAAAACATATTGATGAACAGAAAATTTTAATGGCTGTTGATCCTGATAAAGATGTTGATGGATTTCATCCAACTAATGTTGGTAAAATGGCATTAAACTTACCTACTTTTATTTCTGCAACTCCTTTTGGAATTTTAGAATTATTAGAAAGATATAATGTGGAAACTTCAGGAAAACATGTTGTTGTTTTAGGAAGAAGTCATATTGTTGGTAGCCCAATGAGTATTTTACTTTCACAAAAAAGAAAGATTGGTAACGCTACTGTTACTATGTGCCATAGTAGAACACAAAACTTAAAAGAATTTACTTTACAAGCAGATATTATTATTGCTGCTATTGGAATTCCTGAGTTTTTAAAAGCTGATATGGTTAAAGATAATGTTACTGTTATCGATGTAGGAATTACTCGTTTAGCAGATTCTAGTAAAAAGAGCGGATTCCGTTTAGTTGGTGATGTTGCTTTTGATGAAGTTGCTAAAAAATCTGAATTTATTACACCTGTTCCTGGTGGAGTTGGCCCAATGACAATTGCAATGTTATTAAAAAAC
- the ffh gene encoding signal recognition particle protein — protein MFNNLSDKLDKALHTLKGHGKITEVNVAETLKEVRRALLDADVNFKIAKDFTKRVQTKALGQDVLTSLNPGQLMVKLVKDELTNLMGGETVGVNLGGSPTVILMSGLQGSGKTTFSGKLANFLKTKKSKEVLLVGCDVYRPAAINQLQVVGEQIGVEVYAEVGNNNPVEISENAIKHAKANGKNVVIIDTAGRLAVDEEMMNEISNIHKTVNPQETLFVVDSMTGQDAVNTAKAFNDILNFDGVVLTKLDGDTRGGAALSIKSVVDKPIKFIGTGEKMDAIDVFHPDRMADRILGMGDVVSLVERAQDQYDEEEARKLQKKIAKNQFGFDDFLSQIQQIKKMGSMKDLVGMIPGAGKAMKDVDIDDDAFKGIEAIIHSMTKEERSTPNTINASRKKRIAKGSGTSIQEVNQLMKQFNQMSKMMKMMQGGGGKKMMQMMQGMK, from the coding sequence ATGTTTAATAATTTAAGCGATAAATTAGATAAAGCCTTACACACCTTAAAAGGTCATGGTAAGATTACAGAGGTTAATGTTGCAGAAACGCTAAAAGAAGTTAGAAGAGCGTTATTAGATGCCGATGTTAACTTTAAAATTGCCAAAGATTTTACCAAAAGAGTTCAAACCAAAGCACTTGGTCAAGATGTATTAACATCCTTAAACCCAGGTCAATTAATGGTTAAGTTAGTTAAAGATGAACTAACAAACTTAATGGGTGGAGAAACTGTAGGCGTTAATTTAGGAGGTTCGCCAACTGTAATTTTAATGTCTGGTTTACAAGGTTCTGGTAAAACTACTTTTTCAGGAAAATTAGCTAACTTCTTAAAAACTAAAAAATCTAAAGAGGTTTTATTAGTTGGTTGTGATGTTTACAGACCTGCTGCAATTAATCAATTACAAGTTGTTGGAGAACAAATTGGTGTAGAAGTTTATGCAGAAGTTGGTAACAACAATCCTGTTGAAATTTCTGAAAACGCAATAAAGCATGCAAAAGCAAATGGTAAGAATGTAGTTATTATTGATACTGCAGGACGTTTAGCTGTTGATGAAGAAATGATGAATGAGATTTCTAACATTCATAAAACTGTAAATCCGCAAGAAACTTTATTTGTTGTAGATTCTATGACAGGTCAAGATGCTGTAAATACGGCAAAAGCGTTTAATGATATCTTAAATTTTGATGGAGTTGTTCTTACAAAATTAGATGGAGATACACGTGGTGGAGCTGCTTTATCAATTAAATCTGTAGTAGACAAACCAATAAAATTTATTGGTACTGGAGAAAAAATGGATGCAATTGATGTATTCCATCCAGATAGAATGGCAGATCGTATTTTAGGAATGGGAGATGTTGTTTCTTTAGTTGAAAGAGCGCAAGATCAATATGACGAAGAAGAAGCTAGAAAATTACAGAAAAAGATTGCAAAAAATCAGTTTGGTTTTGATGACTTTTTAAGTCAGATTCAACAAATCAAAAAGATGGGAAGCATGAAAGATTTAGTTGGTATGATTCCTGGAGCTGGTAAAGCTATGAAAGATGTAGATATTGATGATGATGCTTTTAAAGGTATTGAAGCAATTATCCACTCAATGACAAAAGAAGAAAGAAGCACACCAAATACGATAAATGCAAGTAGAAAAAAGAGAATTGCAAAAGGATCTGGAACAAGCATTCAAGAAGTAAATCAACTTATGAAGCAATTTAACCAAATGAGCAAAATGATGAAGATGATGCAAGGTGGTGGCGGAAAAAAGATGATGCAAATGATGCAAGGAATGAAATAA
- a CDS encoding DinB family protein, with product MKKEAIVILLEEKYQVLFDWLENQPDDNWNKSPDGKWTVGQQILHLVNSLQLLNKALSYPRFFLKYKFGLCNRELRNYKTIVEKYQQKLLENKDRTRAFNQDLKKPLQKDRERLITKLQIQNKKLQYKLKKISDVNLDTLVIPHPLMGKMTIREIIMWTAHHTEHHTESLVMTYSEQF from the coding sequence ATGAAGAAAGAAGCAATTGTAATTTTATTAGAAGAGAAATATCAAGTTTTATTTGATTGGTTAGAAAATCAACCAGATGATAATTGGAACAAATCTCCTGATGGAAAATGGACTGTTGGACAACAAATTCTTCATCTAGTTAACAGTTTACAATTATTAAATAAGGCGCTAAGTTATCCTCGATTTTTTTTAAAATATAAATTCGGATTGTGTAATAGAGAACTTAGAAACTACAAAACAATTGTTGAAAAATATCAACAAAAATTACTAGAAAACAAAGATAGAACAAGAGCTTTTAATCAGGATTTAAAAAAACCTTTGCAAAAGGATAGAGAACGATTAATAACAAAACTTCAAATACAGAATAAAAAATTACAATACAAACTTAAAAAAATTAGTGATGTTAATTTAGATACATTAGTAATTCCTCATCCATTAATGGGTAAAATGACCATTAGAGAAATAATAATGTGGACTGCACATCACACAGAACATCATACAGAAAGTTTAGTAATGACGTATAGTGAACAATTTTAA
- a CDS encoding T9SS type A sorting domain-containing protein, with amino-acid sequence MKKYSVQKSTLTSVGSATVYTNNNKYRIQQSVGQSSIIGKKELKSVTVQQGFLTNTISLKVDNSKKNSITETLDFIISPNPFVDHIKIDFSKKTTDEIYLRIYDINGKVYANKKFSPTDKIVISMKNFSLGSYLIQIESGKNIATKKIIKVE; translated from the coding sequence GTGAAAAAGTATTCTGTACAAAAATCTACCTTAACCTCAGTTGGTTCTGCTACTGTTTATACAAATAACAATAAATATCGCATTCAACAAAGCGTTGGTCAATCTAGTATAATTGGTAAAAAGGAATTAAAATCAGTAACTGTACAACAAGGTTTTCTAACGAATACTATTTCTTTAAAAGTAGATAACTCTAAAAAGAACTCTATTACTGAAACTTTAGACTTTATAATATCTCCAAATCCTTTTGTAGACCATATAAAAATAGACTTTTCTAAAAAAACTACGGATGAGATTTACCTTAGAATTTATGATATAAATGGTAAAGTATATGCTAATAAAAAGTTTTCTCCTACTGATAAAATTGTAATTTCTATGAAAAATTTTAGTTTGGGAAGTTATTTAATACAAATTGAGAGTGGAAAAAATATAGCAACCAAAAAAATAATAAAAGTAGAGTAA
- a CDS encoding YfcC family protein, whose protein sequence is MKKIKFPSAQTILLIIAAFVALLTWCIPSGQYDRLAYNKDDNSFIKTSKDDAIVLEASQKTLDDLKIKIPLEKFTSGAIYKAISIPETYQKLESRPQGIKEFILSPLKGIIAVADIIILVLFIGGIVAIVNFTGAFEAGISRLSVLLKGKEFILIIVVTSLIALGGTTFGLAEETIAFYPILIPIFIAAKYDAIVALACIYIGSSIGTMMSTTNPFSTIIASNSAGINWTSGIEGRIVMLLVGLIICILYIIRYAQRVKNDPTKSIIFDQKESIEKMFSFQKSSEPIDFTLRLKLVLSIFALCFIVMVYGVINLEWWFLEMTAVFFVGAVVIGFIYRINETVFVNTFIKGANELLSVAFIIGLARGVTILMEDGLISDTLLYYSSSLTDGMSKGLFINSTMFVYSGLSFFIPSSSGMAVLTMPVMSPLADTVSLGREHVVNAYLLGVGLFAFINPTGLILASLAIVKVGYDKWLKFIIPLIIILTLVSMTFLTISAYL, encoded by the coding sequence ATGAAAAAAATAAAATTCCCTAGTGCCCAAACAATTTTGTTAATAATAGCTGCTTTTGTAGCGCTTTTAACTTGGTGTATTCCTTCTGGTCAATATGATCGTTTAGCTTATAATAAGGATGACAATTCTTTTATAAAAACAAGTAAAGATGATGCTATTGTTTTAGAAGCATCACAAAAAACTTTAGATGATTTAAAAATTAAAATTCCGCTAGAGAAATTTACTTCTGGTGCCATTTATAAAGCTATTAGTATTCCAGAAACGTATCAGAAACTAGAATCCAGACCACAAGGAATTAAAGAATTTATTTTATCTCCTTTAAAAGGAATTATAGCCGTTGCAGATATTATTATTCTGGTGCTATTTATTGGTGGTATTGTAGCAATTGTTAATTTTACGGGTGCTTTTGAAGCTGGTATTTCTAGACTTTCTGTTCTTTTAAAAGGCAAAGAATTTATTCTGATTATTGTTGTTACTTCATTAATCGCTTTAGGCGGAACAACTTTTGGATTGGCAGAAGAAACCATTGCCTTCTACCCTATTTTAATTCCTATTTTTATTGCTGCAAAGTATGATGCTATTGTTGCTTTAGCCTGTATTTATATTGGTAGTTCTATTGGTACAATGATGTCTACTACAAATCCTTTTAGTACAATTATTGCTTCAAACTCTGCAGGAATTAATTGGACTTCTGGCATTGAAGGAAGAATTGTAATGCTTTTAGTTGGTTTAATTATCTGTATTTTATACATTATAAGGTATGCTCAGAGAGTAAAAAATGACCCAACAAAATCTATCATTTTTGATCAAAAAGAAAGTATTGAGAAAATGTTTTCTTTTCAAAAATCATCTGAACCGATCGACTTTACTTTACGTCTAAAATTAGTACTTTCTATTTTTGCTCTGTGTTTTATTGTAATGGTTTATGGAGTGATCAATTTAGAATGGTGGTTTTTAGAAATGACCGCAGTTTTCTTTGTTGGTGCTGTTGTAATTGGTTTTATCTACAGAATAAATGAAACTGTTTTTGTAAATACTTTTATAAAAGGTGCCAATGAATTATTAAGTGTTGCTTTTATTATTGGTTTGGCAAGAGGTGTTACCATTTTAATGGAAGATGGCTTAATTAGCGATACTTTATTATACTATTCTAGTTCATTGACAGACGGAATGAGTAAAGGTTTGTTTATAAATTCAACAATGTTTGTGTATAGTGGATTGTCATTTTTTATCCCTTCTTCATCAGGAATGGCCGTTTTAACAATGCCAGTGATGTCTCCTTTAGCAGATACGGTTTCTTTAGGAAGAGAGCATGTTGTAAACGCATATCTTTTAGGAGTTGGTTTGTTTGCTTTTATAAATCCTACAGGATTAATTTTAGCTTCACTTGCTATTGTAAAAGTTGGTTATGACAAGTGGTTGAAATTTATAATTCCTTTAATTATTATTTTAACTTTAGTTTCTATGACTTTCTTAACAATTTCTGCTTATTTATAA
- the msrB gene encoding peptide-methionine (R)-S-oxide reductase MsrB has protein sequence MKNIFSLLTVLILISCSSKAQIASKEKKTYTIEKTDAEWKNLLTAEQYNVLREAGTESPFSSSFNKNTAKGTYVCAACKTPLYKSEHKYDSGSGWPSFDRPIKGNVELDVDYKIGYKRTELKCNTCGSHLGHSFDDGPQNTTGKRDCINGVALEFIPEKK, from the coding sequence ATGAAAAATATCTTCTCATTACTTACTGTTCTTATATTGATAAGCTGTTCTAGCAAAGCACAAATTGCATCCAAAGAAAAGAAAACATATACAATTGAAAAAACAGATGCTGAGTGGAAAAATTTATTAACAGCAGAACAATATAACGTTTTAAGAGAAGCAGGAACAGAAAGCCCTTTTTCGAGTTCTTTTAATAAAAACACAGCAAAAGGAACCTACGTTTGTGCCGCTTGTAAAACGCCTCTTTATAAATCTGAACATAAATACGATTCTGGTTCTGGTTGGCCTTCTTTTGATAGACCAATTAAAGGAAATGTGGAGTTAGATGTAGATTATAAAATAGGTTATAAAAGAACGGAATTAAAATGCAATACTTGTGGTAGTCATTTAGGGCATTCTTTTGATGATGGCCCTCAAAACACAACAGGAAAACGTGATTGTATTAATGGAGTTGCTTTAGAATTTATTCCAGAAAAGAAATAA
- a CDS encoding M48 family metallopeptidase: protein MKKIVVLVLTVFLFVECSTVPITGRKRVNFVSDAQVLPASFAQYSTFLTENKVSTNRVMSNQIKSVGKDISAAVDRFMRANNMSSEADSYKWEFNLIEDETVNAWCMPGGKVVFYTGIMPICDNEDGVAAVMGHEVAHAFAKHGQERMSQGQMQQLGTLAVALGTSNKDPETQQMWNTAFGIGSGLGMLKFSRVHEQEADRLGLVFMIMAGYDGKEAAEVWVRMSKNSGGSSQPEILSTHPSNASRIQDLRTYLPIAKKYAAQYNTIANNEIKK, encoded by the coding sequence ATGAAAAAAATAGTTGTATTAGTTTTAACAGTTTTCCTTTTTGTAGAATGTAGTACAGTACCAATTACGGGTAGAAAACGTGTTAATTTTGTAAGTGATGCGCAGGTTTTACCAGCAAGTTTTGCACAATATTCTACTTTCCTTACAGAAAATAAAGTTTCTACGAATAGAGTAATGAGCAATCAAATTAAAAGTGTTGGAAAAGATATTTCTGCAGCTGTAGATCGTTTTATGCGTGCAAATAATATGAGTTCAGAAGCAGATTCTTATAAATGGGAATTCAATTTAATTGAGGATGAAACTGTAAATGCTTGGTGTATGCCAGGTGGAAAAGTTGTTTTCTATACAGGTATCATGCCAATTTGTGATAATGAAGATGGAGTAGCAGCAGTTATGGGACATGAAGTTGCACACGCTTTTGCTAAACACGGACAAGAAAGAATGTCTCAAGGACAAATGCAACAACTTGGTACTTTAGCAGTTGCTTTAGGAACTTCTAATAAAGACCCAGAAACTCAACAAATGTGGAATACTGCCTTTGGTATTGGTTCTGGTTTAGGAATGTTAAAATTTAGTAGAGTTCATGAACAAGAAGCAGATAGATTAGGATTGGTTTTTATGATAATGGCTGGTTATGATGGTAAAGAAGCTGCAGAGGTTTGGGTAAGAATGAGTAAAAATTCTGGAGGAAGTTCTCAGCCAGAAATTTTAAGTACACACCCTTCTAATGCGTCAAGAATTCAAGACTTAAGAACGTATTTGCCAATCGCTAAAAAATATGCAGCTCAATATAACACAATAGCAAACAACGAAATTAAAAAATAG
- a CDS encoding MFS transporter: MLKIGDKKLINAWAFYDWANSVYSLVISTAVFPIYYAGLTSSEGFANAEGKITFLGTLWTPTTLYNYALAFSFLVVALISPMLSGIADYAGNKKKFLKGFCLLGSISVMCLFFFTGKETLWVGILFTILASIGFWGSIVFYNAYLPEVAHPEQQDNVSAKGFMLGYSGSILLLLLCLVLIETEVFGMYDKQFGSQLSFVLVGLWWLGFAQITYAKLPNEEKKVLPKDNHFIKGIKEIQKVAKELFAYRELKIFLISFFLLSIGVQTIILMAGIFGTVLGLETLNLIMTILLVQFVGIFGAFLFSRLSNRIGNIKSLKIAIAIWGLVCFIGFNLTKETPHIEMYFYILGALIGLVMGAIQSLARSTYSKLLPQTEDHASYFSFFDVTEKIALVIGMVTFGVLNSMISIQSSVLALAVFFLAAFISISRIKKTKYVR; the protein is encoded by the coding sequence ATGTTAAAAATTGGTGATAAAAAATTAATAAACGCTTGGGCTTTTTACGATTGGGCAAACTCAGTATATTCTTTAGTAATTAGTACCGCCGTTTTTCCTATTTATTACGCCGGTTTAACATCTTCAGAAGGTTTTGCAAATGCAGAGGGTAAAATTACCTTTTTAGGAACTTTATGGACACCAACTACTTTGTATAACTATGCGTTGGCATTTTCATTTTTAGTTGTAGCATTAATATCGCCAATGTTATCTGGTATTGCAGATTACGCAGGTAATAAAAAGAAATTTTTAAAAGGCTTTTGTTTATTAGGATCTATTTCTGTAATGTGTCTCTTCTTTTTTACAGGAAAAGAAACACTTTGGGTAGGTATTCTATTTACCATTTTAGCAAGTATTGGTTTTTGGGGAAGTATTGTTTTTTACAATGCCTATTTGCCCGAAGTTGCACATCCTGAGCAGCAAGATAATGTAAGTGCAAAAGGATTTATGTTAGGCTATTCTGGTTCTATTTTACTATTGCTTTTATGTTTGGTTTTAATTGAAACAGAAGTTTTTGGTATGTATGATAAACAATTTGGTTCTCAATTATCATTTGTTTTGGTTGGTTTGTGGTGGCTTGGTTTTGCTCAAATTACGTATGCTAAATTACCAAATGAAGAAAAAAAGGTATTGCCAAAAGACAATCATTTTATTAAAGGAATTAAAGAAATACAAAAAGTAGCAAAAGAATTATTTGCCTATAGAGAACTAAAGATATTTTTAATATCCTTCTTTTTACTGAGTATTGGTGTACAAACTATTATTTTAATGGCAGGTATATTTGGAACCGTTTTAGGTTTAGAAACTTTAAACTTAATAATGACCATATTACTCGTGCAATTTGTAGGTATTTTTGGTGCTTTTCTTTTTTCTAGACTTTCTAATAGAATAGGAAATATAAAATCTTTAAAAATAGCAATTGCTATTTGGGGATTGGTCTGTTTTATTGGTTTTAACCTAACAAAAGAGACACCTCATATAGAAATGTATTTTTATATTTTAGGTGCTTTAATTGGTTTAGTAATGGGTGCAATTCAATCTTTGGCAAGATCTACGTATTCTAAACTATTACCACAAACAGAAGATCATGCTTCTTATTTTAGCTTTTTTGATGTTACAGAAAAAATTGCGTTGGTGATTGGTATGGTTACATTTGGAGTATTAAATTCTATGATATCCATACAATCTAGTGTGTTAGCTTTAGCCGTTTTCTTTTTAGCAGCTTTTATATCTATCAGTAGAATTAAGAAAACAAAATACGTAAGATAG
- a CDS encoding TonB-dependent receptor: MKTFIKLLLLVAGFSVNAQNSISGKITDIDNNPISEVQINTPEIHKGTTSKEDGTYVLKNIPKGKIKITFSYLGYKTVSKVIEVDADTLLNIQLKESSFEMDEIIVSAPFNKLQSENVMKVERLSAKSIRKLGATTLSEGITSIAGVSQISTGSSIGKPVIRGLSGNRVLVYTQGIRLENQQFGGEHGLGINDAGISSIEVIKGPASLLYGSDALGGVLYINPEKFALENSNNINFNQRFYSNTLGTNSSLGYKTSSDNWKFLARGTFATHSDYKIPTEERVTNTRFNERDFKTGIGYSKDNFSSEIRYNYNKSKLGLPEEGITEQSKSKSLLEPYQEIDNHVLSSHNHIFFGDSKLDIDLGYTFNDRQEFEEHHEDEDHDEDEHEDEHEEGEEAALRMKLKTYTYNVKYHFPKVGGFEILSGVQGLYQTNTNFGEEILIPDATINDFGVFTTANYTWNKNTLQAGIRFDNRSIVTERHEISHEGDVHVFEALDKSYNSFTTSLGLKTSITDNFTSRINLSSGFRAPNFAELASNGVHHGTNRFEKGNSDLVNEKNTQIDLSLEYKTDHFEFFANGFYNYLNDYIYINPTGEVEDGEDVYSYIQEDAKLYGSEFGFHLHPHPLDWLHLESSFETVIGKQDNGNYLPLIPANTWKNTFRSEFNINKWLQKGYSSVTLESTFAQNNVGVYETDSPAYNLVNLSFGGDIIVNDITFSTSLSVNNLFDKEYINHLSRLKADGILNQGRNIVLGINFNI, translated from the coding sequence ATGAAAACATTCATAAAATTGCTACTTCTAGTAGCAGGCTTTTCTGTTAATGCTCAAAATAGCATTTCAGGAAAAATCACAGATATAGACAATAACCCTATCTCTGAAGTACAAATAAACACACCAGAAATCCATAAAGGAACCACTTCTAAAGAAGATGGAACGTACGTTTTAAAAAATATCCCGAAAGGAAAAATAAAAATTACTTTTTCTTACTTAGGATATAAAACAGTTTCAAAAGTAATTGAAGTAGATGCTGATACACTTTTAAACATTCAATTAAAAGAATCGTCTTTTGAAATGGATGAAATTATTGTTTCTGCACCTTTTAATAAATTACAGTCAGAAAACGTAATGAAAGTAGAACGATTGTCTGCCAAATCTATTCGAAAATTAGGCGCTACAACACTTTCAGAAGGAATTACAAGTATTGCTGGAGTATCACAAATATCTACAGGATCTTCTATCGGGAAACCCGTAATTAGAGGTTTAAGTGGTAATAGAGTTTTAGTGTACACACAAGGAATCCGTTTAGAAAACCAACAATTTGGTGGCGAACATGGTTTGGGTATAAATGATGCAGGAATTAGCAGTATAGAGGTTATAAAAGGACCTGCTTCCCTACTCTATGGTTCTGATGCTTTGGGTGGAGTTTTGTATATCAACCCAGAAAAATTTGCCTTAGAAAATAGTAATAACATCAATTTTAATCAACGTTTTTATAGCAATACTTTAGGTACAAATTCTTCTTTAGGATATAAAACATCTAGTGATAACTGGAAATTTTTAGCAAGAGGAACTTTTGCTACGCATTCAGATTATAAAATTCCAACAGAAGAAAGAGTTACAAATACGCGTTTTAATGAAAGAGATTTTAAAACAGGAATTGGATATTCTAAAGATAATTTTTCATCAGAAATTAGATATAATTATAACAAATCGAAGTTAGGTTTGCCAGAAGAAGGAATAACTGAACAATCTAAAAGTAAATCCTTATTAGAGCCGTATCAAGAAATTGATAATCATGTTTTAAGTTCTCACAATCATATCTTTTTTGGAGACTCAAAGTTAGACATCGATTTAGGATATACTTTTAATGACCGACAAGAATTTGAGGAGCATCACGAAGACGAAGACCATGATGAAGATGAGCATGAAGATGAACACGAAGAAGGTGAAGAAGCTGCATTAAGAATGAAGCTAAAAACGTATACTTATAATGTAAAATATCACTTTCCAAAAGTTGGTGGTTTCGAAATTTTATCTGGTGTGCAAGGTTTATACCAAACAAATACTAATTTCGGTGAAGAAATCTTAATTCCTGATGCAACGATCAATGATTTTGGAGTTTTTACAACTGCAAATTACACTTGGAATAAAAATACTTTACAAGCAGGAATCCGTTTTGATAATAGAAGTATTGTAACAGAAAGACATGAAATTTCGCATGAAGGAGATGTGCATGTTTTTGAGGCTTTAGATAAATCTTATAATAGTTTTACAACTTCTTTGGGTTTGAAAACTTCTATTACAGATAATTTTACGTCAAGAATAAATCTTTCTTCAGGTTTTAGAGCGCCCAATTTTGCAGAATTAGCTTCTAATGGCGTGCATCATGGTACAAACCGATTTGAGAAAGGAAATAGTGATTTAGTAAATGAAAAAAATACACAAATTGATCTTTCTTTAGAATATAAAACCGATCATTTTGAGTTTTTTGCAAACGGATTTTATAATTATTTAAACGATTATATTTATATAAACCCAACTGGGGAAGTTGAAGACGGAGAAGATGTTTATAGTTACATTCAAGAAGATGCCAAATTATATGGTAGCGAATTTGGGTTTCACTTGCATCCGCATCCTTTAGATTGGTTGCATTTAGAAAGCTCTTTTGAAACCGTTATTGGTAAACAAGATAACGGAAATTATTTGCCTTTAATTCCTGCGAATACTTGGAAAAACACTTTTAGATCTGAATTTAATATTAACAAGTGGTTGCAAAAAGGATACAGTTCTGTCACTTTAGAAAGTACTTTTGCTCAAAACAATGTTGGCGTTTATGAAACAGATTCACCAGCATATAACTTAGTTAATTTAAGTTTTGGAGGAGATATTATAGTAAACGATATCACGTTTTCTACAAGTTTATCTGTAAATAACCTTTTTGATAAAGAATACATCAATCATTTATCTCGCTTAAAAGCGGATGGAATTTTAAACCAAGGAAGAAACATTGTGTTAGGTATTAACTTTAATATTTAA
- a CDS encoding TerC family protein has translation MEIFAHADTWVALLTLTFLEIILGIDNIIFISISANKLPKNQVRKATLLGLALAMITRILLLFSISYLIALKEPFLELNYGWLKTALTGQSIILFLGGLFLLYKSTKEIRQKVEHTNEDQVLKSPKLISFSNVIIQIILIDIVFSFDSILTAVGMTNGINGALLIMVIAVIISIIIMMIFSKPISHFVNRNPTIQMLALSFLILIGFMLITEGAHLSHTEIFNKTVGVIPKGYLYFAIAFSLGVEMLNLKVRKK, from the coding sequence ATGGAAATTTTTGCTCACGCTGATACTTGGGTTGCCCTATTAACATTAACGTTTCTAGAAATTATTCTGGGTATAGATAATATTATTTTTATATCAATATCTGCAAATAAACTTCCTAAAAATCAAGTAAGAAAAGCAACTCTTTTGGGTTTAGCTTTAGCAATGATTACTAGAATATTATTGCTTTTTAGTATTTCTTATCTAATCGCTTTAAAAGAACCTTTTTTAGAATTAAATTACGGTTGGCTTAAAACAGCATTAACGGGGCAAAGTATCATTTTATTTTTAGGAGGTCTTTTTCTGCTCTATAAAAGTACCAAAGAAATTCGTCAGAAAGTAGAACATACCAATGAAGATCAAGTATTAAAATCTCCAAAATTAATATCATTTTCAAACGTAATTATTCAAATCATATTAATTGATATTGTTTTTTCTTTTGATAGTATTTTAACTGCTGTTGGTATGACAAATGGTATAAATGGAGCATTACTTATTATGGTAATTGCTGTAATTATTTCTATCATTATTATGATGATTTTCTCTAAACCGATCAGTCATTTTGTAAATAGAAATCCTACAATTCAAATGTTAGCATTGTCTTTTTTAATATTAATAGGTTTTATGCTAATTACAGAAGGAGCACATTTATCACACACCGAAATTTTTAACAAAACTGTAGGTGTTATTCCAAAAGGATATTTGTACTTTGCGATCGCTTTTTCATTGGGTGTAGAAATGCTTAATTTAAAAGTTAGAAAAAAATAA